A segment of the Lycium barbarum isolate Lr01 chromosome 7, ASM1917538v2, whole genome shotgun sequence genome:
GGGCATTCAGTCATCCCAGGGTGAGCACTATTATTCGATGTCCGTGTAAAGGGTGTATGAACACCGTGTTCAAGCTAAGTCTTGACGTAAGAGGAGACTTGTTGAGGAAGGGCTTCTGGGATTCTTATAAAGTGTGGGGCTTGCATGGAGAAGTGTTCGTTAGAGTTGAAAGTTCTAATGACACATATAGTGATGAAGTAGAAGATGATAGCATTGAAGAGGATGATATTACTGAAATGATTCATGATGCTTGTGGATATATGAATGTGGAGGATAATACTAATTCTACGGAGGGCAATGAAGAGCCAAATGTGCATGCAACAAAGTTCTACAAATTGTTAGAAGATGCTCAGACAGAACTTTATCCTGGTTGCACAAATGTCTTAAAGTTGTCTTTTGTTGTTAAGTTACTTCACATGAAGTGCCTTAACCATTGGAGCAACAAATCAACGGATGAATTGTTGAGCTTATTTAAAGAAGTTCTTCCCGAGGggtcatttttacccaaataTTTTTATGAAGCGAAGAAAGTTCTTCGTGACCTAGGATTGGGGTACACCAAAATAGATGCATGTCAGAATGATTGTATTCTACATTGGCGCAATTATGTTAATGCTCAATCATGTCCCAAGTGTGGTAAGTCTAGATGGAAGTCAGAAGAATATAAAGGCAAGAAAGTAGCTCATAAAGTATTGTGACATCCATCCGACTAGTTACATATAATTTGCCACCATGAGATTGCATGAAAAATCCATATTTCATGATGACACTTCTTATTCCAGGCCCTAAGTGTCCAGGCAATGAATTTGATGTATACTTACAACCAATGATtgaagagttgaaagaattgtggGACGGCGTGGAGACTTATGATGCACAATCAAAATCTAATTTTCTTATGCGTACGGCTCTTATGTGGACGATTAATGACTTTCCTGCATATGGGAATCTTTCAGGATGGTCAACCAAAGGCAAGCTTGCATGTCCTTGTTGCCATAAAGACACACAATCAGTTTCTTTACGTAATAAGTTGTGTTATATGGGTCATCGTCGCTTCCTTCCCATGAACCATCCATGGCGTAAAACAGGGTGTTATTTGATAGGAAAGTGGAA
Coding sequences within it:
- the LOC132603299 gene encoding uncharacterized protein LOC132603299, which translates into the protein MDKSWLNIRNRVDPRYRDGVEGFLNWAFSHPRVSTIIRCPCKGCMNTVFKLSLDVRGDLLRKGFWDSYKVWGLHGEVFVRVESSNDTYSDEVEDDSIEEDDITEMIHDACGYMNVEDNTNSTEGNEEPNVHATKFYKLLEDAQTELYPGCTNVLKLSFVVKLLHMKCLNHWSNKSTDELLSLFKEVLPEGSFLPKYFYEAKKVLRDLGLGYTKIDACQNDCILHWRNYVNAQSCPKCGKSRWKSEEYKGKKVAHKVL